The genomic interval TCACAATCTTAGCTTACGTTATGGATGTTCCCATCCGTCCTCTTAACAATAGGCCATATCATGTCATTACCATGGCTGGAGCATTAACCACTTTGTTACAGATAAGTTAGTGTGACAGTACTTACCCGTCTTCTCCATAGCAGCAGGCTCCTCTTGCTGTAGAGGTTCAGGTTGGACTGACACTGGGAGAAAGGACATGGTGGAGATTATTATTATCAGTCAAAGTTTGACATGTGGGGGATAAGTCACTCAATCATTGATTCATTTATCGATCAATATGTACCTGGGGTGTTGCCTGCAGGTGCTGGGGGCTCTAGTGGGGTTGGCTGGCTGGGAGGCTCCATGGCTGTGGGGGCAGGCTGAGCCCCAGTAGGGGTAGGGGCCACTAGGGAGGATATGGCTGGGGAGTCACCGGGTCCAGGGACACCAGCAACAGGAGAGGTGGATGGGGATGGACTTGGGACTGAGGCTGAAGAAGGAGCAGGGAGAGACGTGGCAGGGGTAGGAACAGGGGCGGTAGTAGGGGTTCGGGTGGGGACAGGGACTGACACTGGGGGAgcggtggtagtagtagaggCAGGAAGACAGGTCTGGGCTGGTGCAGTAGGTTGCGCAAGGACAGGAGTTGGCGCTGATACTGGAGGAGGAGTGGTGACTTTCAGAGGAACAGCAGCAGCTGTGGTCCGAGTCTGTGCTCCAGACACTGTGGTCCGAGTCTGTGCTCCAGACACTGTGGTCCGAGTCTGTGCTCCAGACACTGTGGTCCGAGTCTGTGCTCCAGACACTGTGGTCCGAGTCTGTGCTCCAGACACTGTGGTACGAGTCTGGATGACAGATGCAGGGGGTGGAGGGAAGGCGTGAGGGGGCACAGCCCAGTTCGGCCCCCTCTGGGGCTGGGAAGTCCCCTCTAAAGGTTGGGCAGCCCGTGCTTCAGCAACCTGCTGGTAGTCTGGTCGATTACCTACTGGTGGTGCAGAGCCAGGAGCCTGGGCAGGCTTTCCCTGGGCAGGCAAGGGGGGGGACATAGGGCTCTTCCGGGTGCTGGCTGGGGCACCAGGACTGGAGCATGGAGGAGGGGACGCAAGGGGCTGTTGGACGGAAGACGAGGCAAACGCCAAGGCTGTGGGAGAGAGGCTGGGATGGGGGGATGGCTGCCCAACAGGTGGGCTCAATTTCTGGCCAGGGGGCGCCTCACCCGGGGTTTCCGACTTAGTAGTGCCAGGGCTTTGCTGTGGAGGACGAGGCAGAGTACTAACAGGGACAGGGGAAGCACGTCTAGTGGCCATCTGGACCTGCCCAACTAGCGTTCGGGCAGGCTGGTAGCTAGCCACACTGACCACAGTAGCCTGAGTCGAGGCCGGGGCTTGGGCCTGGGTTGGAGCAGCAGTGAGCTGGATGTTAGTGGTGGACACCTGTATGGGCTTTACCATGGTGACTGGCTGGGACACTACCGTGGCGTTGGGGGCCACAGACACTGGAGGGACCTGGAAGATGGGGGTACTGGTGTTAAACACAGGAGTGGTGATAAACTGGGGGTGGGGACCACGGGTCTGCTGGCTGGACTGCTGGGGTCTGATGTTCTTTTTGGGCATTGCCACCATAGCTGAGATGATGGCTGGGGGGGCCTGGGGGGTGGGAGCAGGGGTGTAACTGATCTGGTTGGGGGAGATGGTGGCGGATGATGCAGGGATCTGCAGGACAGTGGGGACATTGGTCGAGGGTTTAAGGCTGGGGGTTGGTTTGGGGCCAACggcagggtttgggttaggtttggGGCTTGGTTTGGGGCTAATGGCAGGGTTTGGGTTAAGTTTGGGGCTGGAGGTAATGCTGGGGATGGAACTACTGTGACTGACGCTGGCACCCACACTGACGCTAAGACTAGGAGTAGGGTTTAGAGTAGGGCCGTGGGTAATGGTAGGGTTTAAGTTAGGGCTAGGGGTGCTAGGCTTGACGCTGGGGCTAGAGTTAGAGTTTAGGTTGGGGCTGTCAGTTGGGTTAAGATTGGGGCTAGGGCCAGGATTAGCATTCAGATTGGTATTTGCATTGCGCTGCAGGTTAGGACTACCGACTGGATTTGGGAGTTTTGGGCTGGGGGTTGAGCTAGGCTTGGGTTTCGCTTCTGGCTCGttcacagcagcagtagtagcaacagtGGTAGCCCCCACATTCGAGCTCTGAAAAACACTGGATGGGTTCTCTGAAACTATGGAGGCTTTAGAGCTCTCCTTGCAGGCAGCATCCCCAGCTGGAGCACTCAGAGTGGGCCTGGGAGGCACGCTGGGGGTGGCTGCGTTATCCAGCAGCTGGTTGAGGGAGGAAGGCGCATccctgagagaaggagaggcctCAGATCCAGACACCTGCTGAGGAGTGCTCTGTACAGGCTGCCGCTCCACTATCACCACTGTCTGCTCCAGCCCAGCTTTAGCCTCCTGAGGAGTGGCTACACGGGGGCTAGCCATCCGCGGGGCGGAGAGCTCCCTCAGAGGCTGGGGCATCTGCCGGTGCTCTACACCTGCCATTCCCTGCCCTTCCCTGGGCATCTCAGCTGGGTTACCCTGCATCACCTGGAAGGGGGTCTGGATCTGCTGGGGCTCTAGGCCTACCCCCACCGCTGGTGGGAGAGTGACTGGGCTAGGAGGCACTGGGGTGGGGCTCAGCATCATGGCATGTCCTGTCTGGGGGTTGACCATCTGTTGCTGGTGAGAAGCGGATGCGAGGGTGATTTTGGTCCACTTCTGCCTCCCTGAGCTGGGGTTAGTGACTTTGCGGCTGGAGGCAGGGCTGGATCTGCGGCCGTTACTGGGATTGGCCCTTTTAGCCGGACCTCCTCCAGGCTGCTTGTCCGGTTTGCCCTGGCCCGAGTTGGCAGCTCCACTGCCTGTAGGGAAAGACTGCTGACCATTGTTAGAGTTACCTACACCACTTCCGTTGTTGCTGGGCAGAGTTAGGCTGGGAGGGGCCTGCCCTATGGCTTTGAGAGTGGTGGGGTTGAGCCCACCCTGCTGGTCAAAGCCCCGGCTAAGGTTGGGCTGCCTGGGGGGCAGAGGGATGTTGATCTTGGGGGGGAACAGGCCTGCGATGGAGGCATTCAGCCTCTCAGGGGAGAGGTTGATCTCAGAGGGCTCAGTGCTGGGAGGACGATTGGTTGGGGTGAGAGGATGGTGGTAGGGCCTGGGACTGGCTCGGTTGGGTGTTTTGGGCCTGGAGCTCTGGGAAGTTGTGGGGACATTAGGGAAGTGGAGGCCTGGCATGGGGCCACCCTGCTGGGGCTGAGGGGGCATCTGCTGCTGGGGGCTGGCTCCAGGGTGCTGGGACGAGGGGCCTGGGCCTTGCTTCATCATATGGGCATTGGGGCCCTGGTTCACCACCATCTGTTGGGCCCCGTTACCAGGCGGCATCCCCATCTCCTGGCCCCCGGGTCTGTCTTGCAGGGAGTTGGCCGCTCCAGGGGCCTCCTCagccccagtaccctgccctgcctCGGGGTGAGACATCCTTCTGGCTGCCCCAGCCATCTACATAGGTAGAGCAAGAGAATACTTTATTTATACACACAGAGGAATTCATTATCCCACACAGACAAACTCAACAAGCATTGAACAttcacaatacaataacaataaatATGATATATAGAAATGTCAAACATCCAGATAGTGTGTCCAACCTGTGGATTGACCATGAGGGGCATCCCCCTGGGTTTGTCTGGAGAGGGAGGCACTCCTCCGTGCCCCTGGAGGTTGATCATGACAGGCATGTTCCCCTGTTGGGAACCGGGTGTTCTCTGGGCCTCCCCGGGATTCAACATGCCCCTGGGGGGGTGCTGCCCGCCTGGAGGGAGGGGCATCCGGCTCTTAGCCTGCTCCTGCTGCATCTTCATGATCATCAGCATCTGCTGCTTTAACACAAGAAATCAGTTCTAGATGAAACATAGTCCAAATGAAATGTGTCTTTTCACCATATACACAAATGCAAGGTTGAAAGCAACAAGTACACATTGGCAGTAGATTATacctgttgttgctgctgctgttgtagcTGATGAGGGTGCATCTGTGGCTGGACTTGAGTCGGACCCTGAGCTCCAGCCACCCCCTGCTGCTGTCCAGGAGGAACCTGCATTCCCTGCATCTGCTGCTGTTGTAGTTGTTGCATTTGCTGTTGTTGCAGCTGTTGCATTTGCTGTTGTTGCATATGCTGCATTtgatgctgttgctgctgctgttgttgttgttgttgctgctgctgttgctgctgttgttgttgttgttgctgctgctgctgttgttgttgttgctgttgttgctgttgttgttgctgttgttgctgctgctgctgttgttgctgctgcatgAACTGCATGGGCACCTGCTGTAGGACTCTCTGGTCTCCAGGCTGACCTGGGAAACCTGACATGAGAGAAAAGGAGTGATCGAAAGCCAATCAACTATATAGAACAGTGTGAGTAAGCAAACCAAGAAGCATTCAAATTGCATACCTGCAGGCCTGTTGGTGAAGTCTGAGAGTTTGGGTCCGGAAGGGTCCATGCCCACTCCCTGTTCCCCACTCAGCCCTGGCAGCTCTGGGTCCTCCAGGCCAGCCCCCACATCCAGACCCCTGAGGAGAGAAGAATACCTCAATGACAAACCATGTCCAATAACAAATACCTTGTGCAAAtatatacttaacaaaaatataaaacgtaacaatttcaaagattttggtgaattacagttcatataaggaaataggccctaatctatggatttcacatatgCCCACCCACTGAGAGCCATgcacacccactggggagcaaggccctgcaaacaagagtttttccccacaaaagggatttattacaaagaaaaatacatctaAAACCACATTggtggtggcttatggtagagaaatgtacattaaattctctggcaacagctctagtggacattcttgcagtcagcatgccaattgcacgcttcctcaaaacttgagacaactatggcattgtgttgtgtggcaaaactgcacattttagagttgccttatattgtccccagcaaaaggttgtacctgtgtaatgatcatgctgtttaatcagcttcttgacatgccatacctgtcaggtggatggattatcttggtaaaggagaaatgctcactaacatgtatgtaaacaaatttgtacacaacatttgagagaaataagctttttgtgcatatggaacatttgagaacttttatttcagcttatgaaacatgagaccaacaacttacatgttgcgtttatatttttgttcaatatagttTTTAATTTCAATTAAATCCAGCTGCTTACCCTAGCCCCTCGACCGGCTGCTGTCCCTCCCCTACTTTGGGCTTCTTCTTGCGTGGTGGTTTCTTCTTCTTGGGTTTGGCCTGGCCAGGTCCTCCAGCCGCCTGCTTCCCCCCAGGCCCAAATTGACTGGCAGAGATGTCACTCTGAAGCAGGTTGACCAGGAGAGGACTGGTTAGCGTCACATCCTTGTTCACTGGAAACCCCCCTGCCTGAGCACACGGCCCTCCCATGGGCATCTGACCCCCAAACTGGGGGTTGAAGTTCATCCCATGACCAGGGAAGTGGCCATTGCCCACCTGCATGTGCTGAGGGACTCCAATTCCCATCATGCCTTGTTGCTGAACCTGCATGTCTGGGAGCATCTGTTGGACACCGCCCATGTCGCCTGTAGCACCGCTGGGGTCCCCGAGACCGTGTGGGTGTTGCTGTGCCgcctgttgctgctgctgttgcagcatggcttgtttttgttggagctgctgctgctgtagctgCTGTTGGACCAGAGGATGACCACTGGGGAGTCTCATCTGTTGACCCTGCATACCCATGGCCTGGTTGGGGTTGCCGCCAATGGGGACCTGAACAAATTAAGGAATGAGCAGGTGAAATAATACTCTTTAATGCTACCCAGAAGTAAAATTTGTGGATGTTTTCCACCATgcaaataaaaattttaaaaaagtaatgaaataccTGTTGGGGCTGCTGGGTCAtctgttgttgctgttgctgttgtaGCTGTTGTAGCTGCAGTTGTTGTAACTGTTGGAGCTGAGCCATTTGCTGCTGCTGTTGATGCTGCTGCTGTGGAGTCATTTGTTGCTGCTGTTGGCTCACCTGAGGCTGCTGGAACTGAGCCATGTTACCGGGCACATTAGGAGATGGACCCCGCATCATCTGACCTGGCATGACCCCGGCTTGACCTTTCAACCCAAATGACTGCTTGTTCCCTTGCATTTGTTGCATCTGTTCCATCATGGAgttttgctgttgttgttgtaggAGAATCGCCTGGTGCCCCGGCCCTCCAATCATCTGGCCCTGGCCCTGCTGTGGCATCAGCTGTTTGGGTGGGGTCATGCCTCCTCTCTGCCCTGGGTTAAGGGGTCTAGAGAGGACTGTCTGCCCCTGACCCCCACCTTGGACCATCTGGCTGGGGGACGAGGACACGGGCTGGCCCTGGAGGTCCATCATCTGGGACTGGAGGCCTGGCTGGGGCTGGCTCATACTGGGCCCAGAGTTTGTGCCTTGGGGCTGGCCAGCCATGCCACTGTGGAGACCCATGACGTTGGGCTGGGAGTGGGATGGACCCTGCATGGTGTTGGGGGTGGAGGCTGACGACTGGGCTCCTGAAATCAGATTGTGATAGAAGAATGACACTGACGAATGCAGTCTAAATCATATCACTGCGTTATCTGCTcttaagcatttttctatggtaTACAGTATATCTGAAAGGCATGTGCTGATCTATTCTTGGTCTTGTACCTGTGTGGGCCATAGTCTGGCTGCTCTGGGGCTGGGGATTGGCTCCTCCCCCTGGGGTTCCTGGGGCACTAGTCACCTGACCCTGGGCAAAGTTCTGGTTCCCTGAGACGCTAGGGAACCCCATGGGCAGACGTTTGGGCATGCCTGTGATCAAACATCACCATGGGGAACTTCATCAGCCCAGCTAACACGGTCATTATAGTGAGTCTGTATTACACTAACTGTCTGAGTACTATTTTGAGTTAAGAGTGAATTGTGATACCAGTAGGGccaggacgataccagtatcatgATACACGCTAGTATGTGGCAAGGAAAGAAAACACAAATCAGATATCATTTCTTGAGGAAAACATCCCCAATGTTGGAAACAAACGTTGTCATCCAGAATCACAAATGTATTTTTCACGCTATAGCACACaacattttacatacagcaggtttttaaaaggACCAAAGTGTTATCTGTttcatgttttcatttttgccatggaaagaAATATTGAAATACAGTCACATTCCTAGTTAACAGCAATTCTAACTACAAAAGGTAATAACACAGGAGATCATCTGTGGCCATGAAACAAACATACTCTATGAAAGTGAATGAATCATTTGTATTCATCCACAATGGTTTAGCTTCTtacctcccattcctcc from Oncorhynchus tshawytscha isolate Ot180627B linkage group LG22, Otsh_v2.0, whole genome shotgun sequence carries:
- the ncoa6 gene encoding nuclear receptor coactivator 6 isoform X3; protein product: MAHQHLPLELPQWTAVPDGDTESDSDRDSGVGEDAGSHRGNDISHRQDGVGERGGEGDFTIFVAFRGNMDDEDLQEKLDNILNGMPSMLELDSDRLQPQHVEPWNSVRVTFNIPREAAERLRLLAQNNQQQLRDLGILSVQIEGEGAINVAMGQNRGQEVRVNGPIGAPGQLRMDVGFPGQPGPGGMRMSNLSMVPSGPGMSGQAMIPSGPGMSGQAMVPSGPGMSGQAMVPSSSGQMHPRPPSQTDAMDPMMSLQQQQLQHPQAGPHSQGPMPPQAGPHSQGPMPPQAAHHIQVMQAGRQLNPAALQQLQQAQQQAQLSQLGGPRPPFNPSGQMPVPSGWNQLPSGVLQPPPAPGGPMGPAAWRKAPPQVQMGQRPPSLATVQTPSHPPPPYPFGSQQAGQVFNAMGQLQQQQQSGAGQFAAPQPKGPQGVLGGVAGLPRPHLPPSAGPQGNLTAKSPGSSSSPFQQGSPGTPPMMGQAQLGPRSMTPQGFPQGVGSPGRVGMGQQGNMQQGFIGMPQHGQPGPQVHQGGMGGMPKRLPMGFPSVSGNQNFAQGQVTSAPGTPGGGANPQPQSSQTMAHTGAQSSASTPNTMQGPSHSQPNVMGLHSGMAGQPQGTNSGPSMSQPQPGLQSQMMDLQGQPVSSSPSQMVQGGGQGQTVLSRPLNPGQRGGMTPPKQLMPQQGQGQMIGGPGHQAILLQQQQQNSMMEQMQQMQGNKQSFGLKGQAGVMPGQMMRGPSPNVPGNMAQFQQPQVSQQQQQMTPQQQHQQQQQMAQLQQLQQLQLQQLQQQQQQQMTQQPQQVPIGGNPNQAMGMQGQQMRLPSGHPLVQQQLQQQQLQQKQAMLQQQQQQAAQQHPHGLGDPSGATGDMGGVQQMLPDMQVQQQGMMGIGVPQHMQVGNGHFPGHGMNFNPQFGGQMPMGGPCAQAGGFPVNKDVTLTSPLLVNLLQSDISASQFGPGGKQAAGGPGQAKPKKKKPPRKKKPKVGEGQQPVEGLGGLDVGAGLEDPELPGLSGEQGVGMDPSGPKLSDFTNRPAGFPGQPGDQRVLQQVPMQFMQQQQQQQQQQQQQQQQQQQQQQQQQQQQQQQQQQQQQQQQQQQQQQQHQMQHMQQQQMQQLQQQQMQQLQQQQMQGMQVPPGQQQGVAGAQGPTQVQPQMHPHQLQQQQQQQQQMLMIMKMQQEQAKSRMPLPPGGQHPPRGMLNPGEAQRTPGSQQGNMPVMINLQGHGGVPPSPDKPRGMPLMVNPQMAGAARRMSHPEAGQGTGAEEAPGAANSLQDRPGGQEMGMPPGNGAQQMVVNQGPNAHMMKQGPGPSSQHPGASPQQQMPPQPQQGGPMPGLHFPNVPTTSQSSRPKTPNRASPRPYHHPLTPTNRPPSTEPSEINLSPERLNASIAGLFPPKINIPLPPRQPNLSRGFDQQGGLNPTTLKAIGQAPPSLTLPSNNGSGVGNSNNGQQSFPTGSGAANSGQGKPDKQPGGGPAKRANPSNGRRSSPASSRKVTNPSSGRQKWTKITLASASHQQQMVNPQTGHAMMLSPTPVPPSPVTLPPAVGVGLEPQQIQTPFQVMQGNPAEMPREGQGMAGVEHRQMPQPLRELSAPRMASPRVATPQEAKAGLEQTVVIVERQPVQSTPQQVSGSEASPSLRDAPSSLNQLLDNAATPSVPPRPTLSAPAGDAACKESSKASIVSENPSSVFQSSNVGATTVATTAAVNEPEAKPKPSSTPSPKLPNPVGSPNLQRNANTNLNANPGPSPNLNPTDSPNLNSNSSPSVKPSTPSPNLNPTITHGPTLNPTPSLSVSVGASVSHSSSIPSITSSPKLNPNPAISPKPSPKPNPNPAVGPKPTPSLKPSTNVPTVLQIPASSATISPNQISYTPAPTPQAPPAIISAMVAMPKKNIRPQQSSQQTRGPHPQFITTPVFNTSTPIFQVPPVSVAPNATVVSQPVTMVKPIQVSTTNIQLTAAPTQAQAPASTQATVVSVASYQPARTLVGQVQMATRRASPVPVSTLPRPPQQSPGTTKSETPGEAPPGQKLSPPVGQPSPHPSLSPTALAFASSSVQQPLASPPPCSSPGAPASTRKSPMSPPLPAQGKPAQAPGSAPPVGNRPDYQQVAEARAAQPLEGTSQPQRGPNWAVPPHAFPPPPASVIQTRTTVSGAQTRTTVSGAQTRTTVSGAQTRTTVSGAQTRTTVSGAQTRTTAAAVPLKVTTPPPVSAPTPVLAQPTAPAQTCLPASTTTTAPPVSVPVPTRTPTTAPVPTPATSLPAPSSASVPSPSPSTSPVAGVPGPGDSPAISSLVAPTPTGAQPAPTAMEPPSQPTPLEPPAPAGNTPVSVQPEPLQQEEPAAMEKTEVATVTEQGWAKKRKTPVNLVPRAAVEKPKGPSRRSSRAEKEVEEETVADSAQRKRPARPGASTVVAAKETGASPTQAKRRKSK
- the ncoa6 gene encoding nuclear receptor coactivator 6 isoform X1, with product MAHQHLPLELPQWTAVPDGDTESDSDRDSGVGEDAGSHRGNDISHRQDGVGERGGEGDFTIFVAFRGNMDDEDLQEKLDNILNGMPSMLELDSDRLQPQHVEPWNSVRVTFNIPREAAERLRLLAQNNQQQLRDLGILSVQIEGEGAINVAMGQNRGQEVRVNGPIGAPGQLRMDVGFPGQPGPGGMRMSNLSMVPSGPGMSGQAMIPSGPGMSGQAMVPSGPGMSGQAMVPSSSGQMHPRPPSQTDAMDPMMSLQQQQLQHPQAGPHSQGPMPPQAGPHSQGPMPPQAAHHIQVMQAGRQLNPAALQQLQQAQQQAQLSQLGGPRPPFNPSGQMPVPSGWNQLPSGVLQPPPAPGGPMGPAAWRKAPPQVQMGQRPPSLATVQTPSHPPPPYPFGSQQAGQVFNAMGQLQQQQQSGAGQFAAPQPKGPQGVLGGVAGLPRPHLPPSAGPQGNLTAKSPGSSSSPFQQGSPGTPPMMGQAQLGPRSMTPQGFPQGVGSPGRVGMGQQGNMQQGFIGMPQHGQPGPQVHQGGMGGMPKRLPMGFPSVSGNQNFAQGQVTSAPGTPGGGANPQPQSSQTMAHTGAQSSASTPNTMQGPSHSQPNVMGLHSGMAGQPQGTNSGPSMSQPQPGLQSQMMDLQGQPVSSSPSQMVQGGGQGQTVLSRPLNPGQRGGMTPPKQLMPQQGQGQMIGGPGHQAILLQQQQQNSMMEQMQQMQGNKQSFGLKGQAGVMPGQMMRGPSPNVPGNMAQFQQPQVSQQQQQMTPQQQHQQQQQMAQLQQLQQLQLQQLQQQQQQQMTQQPQQVPIGGNPNQAMGMQGQQMRLPSGHPLVQQQLQQQQLQQKQAMLQQQQQQAAQQHPHGLGDPSGATGDMGGVQQMLPDMQVQQQGMMGIGVPQHMQVGNGHFPGHGMNFNPQFGGQMPMGGPCAQAGGFPVNKDVTLTSPLLVNLLQSDISASQFGPGGKQAAGGPGQAKPKKKKPPRKKKPKVGEGQQPVEGLGGLDVGAGLEDPELPGLSGEQGVGMDPSGPKLSDFTNRPAGFPGQPGDQRVLQQVPMQFMQQQQQQQQQQQQQQQQQQQQQQQQQQQQQQQQQQQQQQQQQQQQQQQHQMQHMQQQQMQQLQQQQMQQLQQQQMQGMQVPPGQQQGVAGAQGPTQVQPQMHPHQLQQQQQQQQQMLMIMKMQQEQAKSRMPLPPGGQHPPRGMLNPGEAQRTPGSQQGNMPVMINLQGHGGVPPSPDKPRGMPLMVNPQMAGAARRMSHPEAGQGTGAEEAPGAANSLQDRPGGQEMGMPPGNGAQQMVVNQGPNAHMMKQGPGPSSQHPGASPQQQMPPQPQQGGPMPGLHFPNVPTTSQSSRPKTPNRASPRPYHHPLTPTNRPPSTEPSEINLSPERLNASIAGLFPPKINIPLPPRQPNLSRGFDQQGGLNPTTLKAIGQAPPSLTLPSNNGSGVGNSNNGQQSFPTGSGAANSGQGKPDKQPGGGPAKRANPSNGRRSSPASSRKVTNPSSGRQKWTKITLASASHQQQMVNPQTGHAMMLSPTPVPPSPVTLPPAVGVGLEPQQIQTPFQVMQGNPAEMPREGQGMAGVEHRQMPQPLRELSAPRMASPRVATPQEAKAGLEQTVVIVERQPVQSTPQQVSGSEASPSLRDAPSSLNQLLDNAATPSVPPRPTLSAPAGDAACKESSKASIVSENPSSVFQSSNVGATTVATTAAVNEPEAKPKPSSTPSPKLPNPVGSPNLQRNANTNLNANPGPSPNLNPTDSPNLNSNSSPSVKPSTPSPNLNPTITHGPTLNPTPSLSVSVGASVSHSSSIPSITSSPKLNPNPAISPKPSPKPNPNPAVGPKPTPSLKPSTNVPTVLQIPASSATISPNQISYTPAPTPQAPPAIISAMVAMPKKNIRPQQSSQQTRGPHPQFITTPVFNTSTPIFQVPPVSVAPNATVVSQPVTMVKPIQVSTTNIQLTAAPTQAQAPASTQATVVSVASYQPARTLVGQVQMATRRASPVPVSTLPRPPQQSPGTTKSETPGEAPPGQKLSPPVGQPSPHPSLSPTALAFASSSVQQPLASPPPCSSPGAPASTRKSPMSPPLPAQGKPAQAPGSAPPVGNRPDYQQVAEARAAQPLEGTSQPQRGPNWAVPPHAFPPPPASVIQTRTTVSGAQTRTTVSGAQTRTTVSGAQTRTTVSGAQTRTTVSGAQTRTTAAAVPLKVTTPPPVSAPTPVLAQPTAPAQTCLPASTTTTAPPVSVPVPTRTPTTAPVPTPATSLPAPSSASVPSPSPSTSPVAGVPGPGDSPAISSLVAPTPTGAQPAPTAMEPPSQPTPLEPPAPAGNTPVSVQPEPLQQEEPAAMEKTAEVATVTEQGWAKKRKTPVNLVPRAAVEKPKGPSRRSSRAEKEVEEETVADSAQRKRPARPGASTVVAAKETGASPTQAKRRKSK
- the ncoa6 gene encoding nuclear receptor coactivator 6 isoform X6 gives rise to the protein MAHQHLPLELPQWTAVPDGDTESDSDRDSGVGEDAGSHRGNDISHRQDGVGERGGEGDFTIFVAFRGNMDDEDLQEKLDNILNGMPSMLELDSDRLQPQHVEPWNSVRVTFNIPREAAERLRLLAQNNQQQLRDLGILSVQIEGEGAINVAMGQNRGQEVRVNGPIGAPGQLRMDVGFPGQPGPGGMRMSNLSMVPSGPGMSGQAMIPSGPGMSGQAMVPSGPGMSGQAMVPSSSGQMHPRPPSQTDAMDPMMSLQQQQLQHPQAGPHSQGPMPPQAGPHSQGPMPPQAAHHIQVMQAGRQLNPAALQQLQQAQQQAQLSQLGGPRPPFNPSGQMPVPSGWNQLPSGVLQPPPAPGGPMGPAAWRKAPPQVQMGQRPPSLATVQTPSHPPPPYPFGSQQAGQVFNAMGQLQQQQQSGAGQFAAPQPKGPQGVLGGVAGLPRPHLPPSAGPQGNLTAKSPGSSSSPFQQGSPGTPPMMGQAQLGPRSMTPQGFPQGVGSPGRVGMGQQGNMQQGFIGMPQHGQPGPQVHQGGMGGMPKRLPMGFPSVSGNQNFAQGQVTSAPGTPGGGANPQPQSSQTMAHTGAQSSASTPNTMQGPSHSQPNVMGLHSGMAGQPQGTNSGPSMSQPQPGLQSQMMDLQGQPVSSSPSQMVQGGGQGQTVLSRPLNPGQRGGMTPPKQLMPQQGQGQMIGGPGHQAILLQQQQQNSMMEQMQQMQGNKQSFGLKGQAGVMPGQMMRGPSPNVPGNMAQFQQPQVSQQQQQMTPQQQHQQQQQMAQLQQLQQLQLQQLQQQQQQQMTQQPQQVPIGGNPNQAMGMQGQQMRLPSGHPLVQQQLQQQQLQQKQAMLQQQQQQAAQQHPHGLGDPSGATGDMGGVQQMLPDMQVQQQGMMGIGVPQHMQSDISASQFGPGGKQAAGGPGQAKPKKKKPPRKKKPKVGEGQQPVEGLGGLDVGAGLEDPELPGLSGEQGVGMDPSGPKLSDFTNRPAGFPGQPGDQRVLQQVPMQFMQQQQQQQQQQQQQQQQQQQQQQQQQQQQQQQQQQQQQQQQQQQQQQQHQMQHMQQQQMQQLQQQQMQQLQQQQMQGMQVPPGQQQGVAGAQGPTQVQPQMHPHQLQQQQQQQQQMLMIMKMQQEQAKSRMPLPPGGQHPPRGMLNPGEAQRTPGSQQGNMPVMINLQGHGGVPPSPDKPRGMPLMVNPQMAGAARRMSHPEAGQGTGAEEAPGAANSLQDRPGGQEMGMPPGNGAQQMVVNQGPNAHMMKQGPGPSSQHPGASPQQQMPPQPQQGGPMPGLHFPNVPTTSQSSRPKTPNRASPRPYHHPLTPTNRPPSTEPSEINLSPERLNASIAGLFPPKINIPLPPRQPNLSRGFDQQGGLNPTTLKAIGQAPPSLTLPSNNGSGVGNSNNGQQSFPTGSGAANSGQGKPDKQPGGGPAKRANPSNGRRSSPASSRKVTNPSSGRQKWTKITLASASHQQQMVNPQTGHAMMLSPTPVPPSPVTLPPAVGVGLEPQQIQTPFQVMQGNPAEMPREGQGMAGVEHRQMPQPLRELSAPRMASPRVATPQEAKAGLEQTVVIVERQPVQSTPQQVSGSEASPSLRDAPSSLNQLLDNAATPSVPPRPTLSAPAGDAACKESSKASIVSENPSSVFQSSNVGATTVATTAAVNEPEAKPKPSSTPSPKLPNPVGSPNLQRNANTNLNANPGPSPNLNPTDSPNLNSNSSPSVKPSTPSPNLNPTITHGPTLNPTPSLSVSVGASVSHSSSIPSITSSPKLNPNPAISPKPSPKPNPNPAVGPKPTPSLKPSTNVPTVLQIPASSATISPNQISYTPAPTPQAPPAIISAMVAMPKKNIRPQQSSQQTRGPHPQFITTPVFNTSTPIFQVPPVSVAPNATVVSQPVTMVKPIQVSTTNIQLTAAPTQAQAPASTQATVVSVASYQPARTLVGQVQMATRRASPVPVSTLPRPPQQSPGTTKSETPGEAPPGQKLSPPVGQPSPHPSLSPTALAFASSSVQQPLASPPPCSSPGAPASTRKSPMSPPLPAQGKPAQAPGSAPPVGNRPDYQQVAEARAAQPLEGTSQPQRGPNWAVPPHAFPPPPASVIQTRTTVSGAQTRTTVSGAQTRTTVSGAQTRTTVSGAQTRTTVSGAQTRTTAAAVPLKVTTPPPVSAPTPVLAQPTAPAQTCLPASTTTTAPPVSVPVPTRTPTTAPVPTPATSLPAPSSASVPSPSPSTSPVAGVPGPGDSPAISSLVAPTPTGAQPAPTAMEPPSQPTPLEPPAPAGNTPVSVQPEPLQQEEPAAMEKTAEVATVTEQGWAKKRKTPVNLVPRAAVEKPKGPSRRSSRAEKEVEEETVADSAQRKRPARPGASTVVAAKETGASPTQAKRRKSK